Proteins encoded together in one Anaerosporomusa subterranea window:
- a CDS encoding efflux RND transporter periplasmic adaptor subunit — translation MAKDTLKKYAPIVMAALLCACAIFIAVRSELLPITTGSRTPIHVTTAAVSTIHKPVTIIRAGSVKNAVTIPVNAEFAGSISDVFVTEKQSVKAGQPLFKLQAIPGAAGDTAANPSQAAQSNYVKALEEYNRYQALYELGGISRVQLENAKSRLQAVQGGSVGSKNSASATTTAENRTVTIESPIDGTVIGLTRAPGKMIQAGEQVMALGNGQAIEAVVRLEQSDLYGIQLSAPAAIEVASQTITGQVAAIYPAVEANQVSAFWVHIKFTSKAADTLKPGMSANIRISTGDSVTVPVIPTAAILQDNQGQTFIYIADNGKAVRQQVDIGETKGEFTEITSNVPAEVRVIKSNLDKIKQSYAIIDAS, via the coding sequence GTGGCAAAAGATACTCTAAAAAAATACGCTCCCATAGTAATGGCTGCATTGTTATGTGCATGTGCCATATTTATAGCTGTTCGCAGCGAGCTTTTACCGATTACTACGGGTTCACGTACACCTATTCATGTTACTACAGCTGCGGTTAGTACGATACATAAGCCGGTGACGATTATCCGTGCTGGTTCTGTAAAAAACGCAGTTACTATACCAGTGAATGCCGAGTTTGCCGGCAGTATCAGTGATGTATTTGTAACAGAGAAACAATCAGTCAAGGCAGGACAGCCACTGTTTAAGCTGCAGGCGATTCCCGGTGCCGCTGGTGATACGGCGGCGAATCCATCTCAAGCAGCACAGTCTAATTATGTCAAGGCGCTTGAGGAATACAACCGTTATCAAGCGTTGTATGAACTAGGGGGGATTTCCCGTGTACAGCTGGAGAATGCCAAGAGTCGACTGCAAGCAGTACAGGGTGGCTCGGTTGGCAGCAAGAACTCGGCATCAGCGACAACTACAGCAGAAAACCGGACAGTCACCATTGAGTCACCCATTGACGGTACAGTGATTGGCTTAACGAGAGCCCCGGGAAAGATGATTCAGGCAGGTGAGCAAGTAATGGCCTTAGGGAATGGTCAAGCAATAGAGGCTGTAGTTAGATTAGAACAGTCTGATTTATATGGTATTCAGTTAAGTGCTCCGGCTGCAATAGAAGTAGCCAGTCAAACAATAACGGGTCAAGTGGCCGCAATTTATCCAGCAGTTGAGGCGAACCAAGTTTCTGCTTTTTGGGTCCATATTAAATTTACGAGCAAGGCAGCCGATACACTAAAACCGGGTATGTCTGCTAACATACGTATCAGCACTGGTGATTCAGTGACAGTTCCTGTTATCCCGACCGCCGCAATATTACAGGATAATCAGGGACAAACGTTTATTTATATTGCAGATAATGGGAAAGCTGTCCGCCAACAAGTGGATATTGGTGAAACGAAAGGTGAGTTTACAGAGATTACATCAAATGTGCCAGCAGAAGTCCGGGTCATAAAGAGCAATCTTGATAAAATAAAACAGAGTTATGCAATTATAGATGCGTCGTAA
- a CDS encoding M23 family metallopeptidase → MTAWHERVTKQLAGSITTPAIPIPWLIFLGSFLILIVTGLLAHYHRPLSANAIATTSLASRSVGELGQPQAQAIVTTSTDMPINTPALWPASGAITSGFGWRNPPVEDGTELHQGVDIAVETGTPVVATANGVVTKSGWTGGYGNLVQIDHGNGMETLYGHNSQLAVSVGQKVKKGQVIAYVGSTGVSTGPHIHYEVRVNGTAVNPMRFMVRF, encoded by the coding sequence ATGACTGCTTGGCACGAAAGAGTTACCAAACAGCTTGCAGGCAGTATTACTACGCCCGCTATTCCTATACCATGGCTTATTTTCTTGGGCTCCTTCCTTATCCTTATCGTAACAGGGCTTCTAGCACATTATCACCGCCCCCTGAGTGCCAACGCTATTGCCACAACATCACTGGCTTCCCGATCTGTGGGCGAGCTTGGGCAACCACAAGCCCAGGCTATAGTGACAACAAGTACAGATATGCCCATAAACACGCCCGCCCTTTGGCCGGCTAGCGGGGCAATTACCTCCGGTTTTGGCTGGCGTAATCCCCCTGTGGAGGACGGTACTGAATTACACCAGGGAGTTGACATTGCCGTAGAAACAGGTACACCTGTCGTAGCAACTGCTAATGGCGTTGTTACAAAGAGCGGCTGGACGGGAGGCTATGGCAATCTTGTACAAATTGATCATGGCAATGGCATGGAGACCCTGTACGGACACAATTCACAGCTGGCTGTCAGTGTCGGCCAGAAGGTAAAAAAAGGTCAGGTTATTGCGTACGTCGGTAGTACCGGCGTTAGTACAGGCCCACATATTCACTATGAGGTAAGAGTAAATGGTACTGCCGTAAATCCCATGAGATTCATGGTTCGTTTTTAA
- a CDS encoding multicopper oxidase domain-containing protein, with protein MAIVRYNLFATDNKIMLPLTPDPCGPRTELYIWGFAGGLYEKDGVIINPEFAVENGGQFFGKASFPSPRIDVDCGDQLFITLVNLGMKYRPDLPDVHSIHIHGGHVATQLDGVPETSFGVPMQMHDGMMPKCAMPDPSVDPNQAITYYFVPEHPGTYFYHCHQEAAEHVQMGMYGALIVYPSMEHLHCEGVCIPEGYSNRNFAYANKHTFFEKEYVLLLSDIDQIWHQYVLEGKRFCPADFKPTAWLVNGRSFPDTLLPTQVPDSLGAYSIPEGYDSYVHVKTGERFLIRLINMGYQAIPWHIHGWHFRIIGKDAHPMSANPKSKNSQMAFTQLIGSGESYDLLITADNKQPLYGQYVNHGFAGIINSLMEQVKAAEIASGQQLWQSIPEEGTFTGNGPYNRLFNFYNYGQHPDQFFPQFYIMHNHDDYKATTPKDLANPESEDQCLYPGGQLCFMQIDAPDCNCGCPVRDDGDCDQ; from the coding sequence ATGGCGATTGTGAGATATAATCTGTTTGCAACTGATAATAAGATCATGCTTCCCTTAACTCCGGACCCCTGCGGCCCTAGGACTGAGCTTTATATCTGGGGGTTTGCCGGCGGTCTATATGAAAAGGATGGAGTCATAATAAATCCGGAGTTCGCTGTTGAAAATGGCGGCCAATTTTTTGGTAAAGCCAGTTTTCCTTCCCCGCGCATTGATGTGGATTGTGGAGATCAATTGTTTATTACGTTGGTTAATCTCGGTATGAAGTACCGTCCGGATCTTCCCGATGTCCACTCCATTCATATCCATGGCGGACATGTGGCCACACAGCTTGATGGTGTTCCTGAAACCTCCTTTGGCGTTCCCATGCAGATGCATGATGGAATGATGCCTAAATGTGCAATGCCAGATCCTTCAGTTGATCCTAACCAGGCTATAACATATTATTTCGTACCGGAACATCCAGGCACGTATTTTTATCATTGCCACCAAGAAGCTGCCGAACACGTCCAAATGGGTATGTACGGTGCGTTAATCGTCTACCCGTCAATGGAACATTTACACTGTGAAGGAGTCTGTATACCCGAGGGGTATAGCAATAGAAATTTTGCCTATGCCAACAAACATACCTTCTTTGAGAAGGAGTATGTTTTGTTGCTTTCCGATATTGACCAAATATGGCACCAGTATGTCCTTGAAGGCAAAAGGTTTTGCCCGGCGGATTTCAAACCAACCGCTTGGCTAGTGAATGGCCGTTCCTTTCCTGACACTCTTTTGCCTACGCAAGTACCGGACAGCTTGGGTGCTTACTCTATTCCGGAAGGGTATGATTCCTACGTTCACGTAAAAACTGGGGAAAGATTTCTTATCCGGTTAATTAATATGGGCTATCAGGCCATACCATGGCATATCCATGGCTGGCATTTCCGTATTATCGGTAAAGATGCTCATCCCATGTCAGCTAATCCGAAATCTAAGAACTCACAAATGGCGTTTACTCAACTTATAGGGTCTGGAGAAAGCTATGATCTTCTTATAACTGCCGATAACAAACAACCGTTGTATGGCCAATATGTCAATCACGGCTTTGCAGGGATTATTAATTCACTTATGGAGCAGGTAAAAGCGGCCGAAATTGCTTCTGGGCAACAACTCTGGCAAAGTATACCTGAAGAAGGAACGTTTACTGGCAACGGCCCATATAATAGGCTCTTTAACTTTTATAATTACGGACAGCACCCTGATCAATTTTTCCCGCAGTTTTATATCATGCATAATCATGATGATTATAAGGCGACTACTCCTAAGGATTTAGCTAACCCTGAGTCAGAAGATCAATGTCTGTACCCCGGCGGTCAACTCTGTTTTATGCAAATTGATGCTCCTGACTGTAACTGTGGCTGCCCTGTACGGGATGATGGTGACTGCGATCAGTGA
- a CDS encoding alpha/beta fold hydrolase gives MGFYIKVEPDVKIYVEDLNPEGEKTIVFIHGWPANHKMFEYQFDQLPKMGYRCVGIDSRGFGNSDKPWEGYDYDTASDDIRCVVEALDLQDFTLGGHSTGGAIAIRYMARHKGYGVSKLALFAAAAPSLIQRPYFPYGLQKEDVNKIIQETSNDRPAMLRGFGDMFFFQHVSQAFSDWFFQLGLQAAGWSTAAVSSSWIDEELFSDLGEIHVPTLILHGIHDKVCLFPLAIAQHEGIRNSKLVPFKYSGHGLFYDERDKFNKELTQFIEECI, from the coding sequence ATGGGATTCTATATTAAAGTAGAACCAGACGTAAAGATTTATGTAGAAGACCTTAACCCAGAGGGCGAGAAAACAATCGTGTTTATACACGGTTGGCCAGCGAATCATAAGATGTTTGAATATCAGTTTGACCAACTTCCCAAGATGGGATATCGATGCGTTGGAATAGACAGTAGAGGATTCGGTAATTCCGATAAGCCTTGGGAAGGCTACGACTACGATACTGCGTCAGACGATATTCGCTGTGTGGTCGAAGCACTCGATTTGCAAGATTTCACACTTGGGGGTCATTCCACGGGGGGAGCGATTGCCATTCGATATATGGCCCGCCACAAGGGATATGGGGTATCCAAACTCGCCCTTTTTGCAGCTGCAGCTCCCAGTCTGATTCAACGTCCATATTTTCCTTACGGATTGCAAAAAGAAGATGTAAACAAAATCATTCAAGAAACATCTAATGACCGTCCAGCAATGTTGCGGGGATTTGGAGATATGTTTTTCTTCCAGCATGTATCTCAGGCTTTCTCAGATTGGTTCTTCCAACTGGGATTACAGGCGGCAGGTTGGTCCACAGCGGCAGTTTCATCCTCCTGGATAGACGAAGAACTATTTTCTGATCTTGGAGAAATACACGTCCCCACTTTAATTCTTCATGGTATCCATGACAAAGTTTGTTTATTCCCATTAGCAATTGCCCAACATGAAGGAATCAGAAACTCCAAGCTTGTGCCATTCAAATACAGCGGTCATGGTTTGTTTTATGACGAGCGCGATAAGTTTAATAAGGAATTGACACAATTTATTGAGGAATGCATTTGA
- a CDS encoding Lsa family ABC-F type ribosomal protection protein has translation MSLINVMHLTFGYDGSYDNIFENVSFQIDTDWKLGFTGRNGRGKTTFLNLLLGKYEYNGTISASVNFEYFPFKVTNPEDNTIEIIENIYPDYVLWQVMRELSLLQVSEDVLYRPFHTLSNGEQTKVLLATLFLKENSFLLIDEPTNHLDMNARKLVSDYLRSKRGYILVSHDRAFLDNCVDHILSINKTNIEIQKGNFSSWWENKTMQDNFELAENEKLQRDIERLSSAAKRTSDWSDKVEKTKLGTRDSGLRPDTGYIGHKSAKMMKRAKSIEARQQAAIENKSKLLHNIESSERLKISQVNFHADRLVEFENVSIVYGEKVACESVSFSIEQGDRVALYGKNGSGKSSLIKLICGENINYTGTFRKASQLKISYVSQDTSHLRGNLTDYARDNDIDESIFKANLRKLDFSRVQFEKDMSDFSGGQKKKVLIARSLCEKAHLHIWDEPLNFIDVISRMQIEELLLEFSPTILFVEHDSEFCKNIATKIFEL, from the coding sequence ATGTCTCTAATAAACGTGATGCATCTCACCTTTGGCTATGATGGCAGTTATGATAACATATTTGAAAACGTGAGTTTTCAAATAGATACAGATTGGAAATTGGGCTTCACAGGGAGAAACGGTAGAGGGAAAACGACATTTCTGAATTTGCTGCTTGGTAAATATGAATACAACGGTACAATTTCAGCATCAGTAAACTTCGAATATTTTCCTTTCAAGGTAACGAACCCGGAAGACAACACCATAGAGATAATTGAAAACATCTATCCGGACTACGTTCTTTGGCAGGTTATGCGTGAGCTTTCACTGCTTCAGGTTTCAGAGGACGTTTTATATCGCCCTTTTCACACACTGTCAAATGGAGAGCAAACAAAGGTGTTGCTCGCTACTTTGTTCCTGAAGGAAAATAGTTTCTTGCTGATTGATGAGCCGACGAACCACCTTGATATGAATGCCAGAAAGCTTGTCAGTGACTATCTCCGCTCTAAACGTGGCTATATTTTGGTTTCTCACGACAGAGCATTTCTTGATAACTGTGTTGATCACATCCTTTCCATTAACAAAACCAATATTGAAATACAAAAAGGGAATTTTTCATCTTGGTGGGAAAACAAAACAATGCAGGATAACTTTGAGCTGGCTGAAAACGAAAAACTCCAAAGAGATATTGAACGCCTATCGTCTGCTGCAAAACGTACCTCTGATTGGTCGGATAAAGTGGAAAAAACAAAGCTGGGTACACGGGACTCCGGTTTAAGGCCGGATACAGGCTATATAGGTCACAAGTCCGCAAAGATGATGAAACGTGCGAAGTCAATCGAAGCAAGACAACAAGCAGCGATTGAAAACAAGTCAAAGCTTCTCCACAATATTGAAAGCTCTGAGCGGTTGAAAATTTCCCAAGTGAACTTTCATGCAGACCGTCTGGTAGAATTTGAAAACGTTTCAATAGTCTATGGCGAAAAGGTAGCATGTGAGAGTGTAAGTTTCAGCATTGAGCAAGGTGATAGAGTAGCACTTTACGGAAAAAACGGCTCAGGAAAGTCGAGCCTTATTAAGCTGATTTGTGGAGAAAATATAAACTATACAGGCACTTTCAGAAAAGCAAGTCAACTTAAAATATCCTATGTTTCTCAGGATACCTCTCACCTTAGAGGCAACTTAACCGATTATGCCAGAGATAATGATATTGATGAAAGTATTTTTAAGGCTAATTTAAGGAAACTTGATTTTTCAAGAGTACAATTTGAAAAGGATATGTCCGATTTTAGCGGTGGACAAAAGAAAAAAGTGCTGATTGCAAGAAGCCTTTGCGAGAAAGCTCATTTGCATATCTGGGATGAACCGCTTAATTTTATAGATGTTATCTCACGTATGCAAATCGAAGAATTACTGCTTGAATTTTCACCAACTATTCTGTTTGTGGAGCATGACAGTGAATTTTGCAAAAATATCGCAACAAAGATTTTTGAACTTTAG
- a CDS encoding amidohydrolase family protein → MKIIDAHIHFGQEPYFDQIAELAGHKNTSAHLKDQYAAHNIVHGVVMGNRGLQLSEHDYHDDLSYCIGLDSTCFNVKEVVQQAYLVEKHLQRKNCVGIKLYPGYNHFYIYDSVVDPFYQLAMQYKKPVAVHTGLTATSNALLKYSHPMTLDEVAVRYPHVQFVMCHIGNPWLVDAIAVIAKNENVAADLSGILEGRIDSMPDFFEKKHGYINFLKVWLEYLDNYDRLLYGTDWPLANISNYIEFVAQIIPAKHHDKVFFDNANRIYDLGLTGLEANEKLL, encoded by the coding sequence ATGAAGATTATTGATGCCCACATCCACTTCGGCCAGGAGCCTTACTTTGACCAGATTGCAGAATTGGCGGGCCATAAAAATACCAGTGCCCATCTGAAAGACCAATATGCTGCGCATAACATTGTTCATGGTGTGGTCATGGGCAACCGGGGTTTGCAGTTGAGCGAACACGATTATCACGATGATCTTAGCTATTGTATCGGGTTGGATAGCACCTGCTTTAACGTGAAAGAGGTAGTGCAGCAAGCTTATTTGGTAGAAAAACATTTGCAAAGAAAGAATTGTGTGGGCATTAAGCTATATCCGGGCTACAATCACTTTTATATTTACGATTCGGTGGTTGACCCGTTTTATCAGCTGGCAATGCAGTATAAGAAACCAGTGGCCGTTCATACCGGATTGACAGCCACCAGCAATGCCCTGTTGAAATACAGTCATCCTATGACCTTGGATGAGGTAGCGGTACGCTATCCTCATGTTCAGTTTGTTATGTGCCATATTGGTAATCCCTGGCTTGTAGACGCTATCGCGGTCATTGCGAAAAATGAAAATGTAGCTGCCGACCTTTCGGGAATTTTGGAAGGCCGGATCGATAGCATGCCAGATTTTTTTGAAAAAAAGCACGGCTATATTAACTTCTTAAAAGTATGGTTGGAATACCTGGACAACTATGACCGCCTGCTGTATGGGACAGATTGGCCGCTGGCTAATATCTCCAATTATATTGAGTTTGTTGCGCAGATTATCCCAGCAAAGCATCATGACAAAGTGTTTTTTGACAACGCTAACAGGATTTATGATCTTGGCCTGACAGGACTCGAAGCTAATGAAAAGCTCTTGTAA
- a CDS encoding nuclear transport factor 2 family protein, which produces MNTKLSQAIETYFHAANAHDSKSLADCFAEDAVVHDEGKDYHGLSAIKEWNETAGKKYDLTLDVISAVEENGETVVTAQASGNFEGSPISINFYFTVENQKITSLRCE; this is translated from the coding sequence ATGAATACAAAATTATCACAAGCTATAGAAACTTACTTTCACGCGGCAAATGCTCATGACAGCAAATCGCTTGCAGACTGCTTTGCGGAAGATGCTGTTGTGCATGATGAAGGGAAAGATTACCACGGTCTTTCCGCCATCAAAGAATGGAATGAAACAGCCGGTAAAAAATATGACCTCACTTTGGATGTCATCTCCGCTGTTGAAGAAAATGGAGAAACCGTTGTTACTGCCCAGGCTTCCGGAAATTTTGAGGGGAGCCCGATTTCTATTAACTTTTATTTCACGGTCGAAAATCAAAAGATCACTTCCCTGCGCTGTGAATAG
- a CDS encoding SDR family oxidoreductase, with protein MGFLTDNSFNTKELDGKRVLVTGGTRGGIGEAIVKRLAHAGATVITTARKTPDELKASDLFIQADVSTPDGTTKIIKEVLERFGGVDILINNVGGSSAPTGGVLAQSDNDWQQAFETNLFAAVRLDRGLLPPMIKQGYGVIIHITSIQRRLPGNNTMAYSAAKAALTNYSKGLATEMAPKGIRVNTVAPGFTETKAAERLINRMAQNSETDYNSARQELMDSLGGIPIGRTARPEEVAELVSFLVSDRASYIIGCEHIIDGGIIRTI; from the coding sequence ATGGGATTTTTAACAGATAACTCGTTCAATACGAAGGAACTAGATGGTAAGCGAGTCCTAGTTACAGGCGGGACGAGGGGAGGAATTGGTGAAGCGATAGTGAAACGTCTTGCTCATGCCGGAGCAACGGTTATTACCACCGCACGAAAGACCCCGGATGAGTTGAAAGCTTCAGATTTGTTTATTCAGGCAGATGTCAGTACACCAGATGGGACGACAAAGATTATTAAAGAAGTGCTTGAGCGTTTTGGTGGTGTTGATATTCTGATCAACAATGTTGGAGGCTCCTCTGCTCCAACAGGCGGAGTGCTCGCACAAAGCGACAATGATTGGCAGCAGGCTTTCGAAACCAATTTGTTTGCTGCGGTCCGACTGGATCGGGGATTGTTGCCGCCAATGATTAAACAAGGTTACGGTGTTATCATCCATATTACGTCTATTCAACGACGACTCCCGGGCAACAATACCATGGCATATTCGGCAGCCAAGGCGGCGCTAACAAACTACAGCAAAGGACTGGCAACCGAGATGGCACCTAAGGGAATACGTGTAAACACCGTCGCACCCGGATTCACTGAGACAAAGGCCGCGGAGAGGCTCATCAATCGAATGGCACAAAATTCCGAAACTGATTATAATAGTGCACGGCAAGAATTGATGGACTCCCTTGGTGGCATTCCGATTGGACGAACTGCCCGTCCGGAAGAAGTAGCGGAACTTGTTTCTTTCTTGGTATCCGACCGAGCTTCCTATATTATCGGCTGCGAGCATATCATTGATGGCGGAATCATTCGTACAATCTAA
- a CDS encoding nitroreductase family protein produces the protein MNLIQVDQRKCTRCGLCVSVCRGVLGMGGDGPEVIRPLCIACGQCVAICPQGALDNAKSPLANQAPLKEMPVLAADTAAQFLRSRRSIRNYQQRPVPRDTILQLLDIARMAPTACNSQGVAYHVVDNADTLRAIATVVIEWAEDELNKDSAMAASPWAPNSAAQIEIYRQTGEDVVLRSAPCLVVAVADKDFLAPVRDNAYLSLTYAQLFATSIGLGTCWTGLFEYCASSGYEPLLDLLALPANMRVISGLMVGYPKYAYKRLVDRNSLQVTWQ, from the coding sequence ATGAATTTAATTCAAGTTGATCAAAGAAAATGTACCCGGTGTGGCCTTTGCGTTAGTGTTTGCCGTGGCGTTCTAGGTATGGGCGGTGATGGGCCAGAGGTAATTAGACCGCTCTGTATTGCCTGCGGTCAATGTGTGGCTATTTGTCCTCAAGGGGCGCTCGATAATGCAAAATCGCCGCTAGCCAATCAAGCGCCCTTAAAAGAAATGCCAGTTCTTGCTGCAGATACTGCAGCTCAATTTTTACGTTCTCGCCGGTCTATCCGAAACTATCAACAAAGGCCTGTACCTCGCGATACAATATTACAGCTTCTCGACATTGCCCGTATGGCTCCTACCGCCTGCAATTCTCAAGGGGTTGCCTATCATGTCGTGGATAATGCAGATACATTGCGTGCGATTGCCACTGTTGTCATCGAATGGGCGGAAGACGAACTAAACAAAGATTCGGCAATGGCAGCTTCACCATGGGCGCCAAATTCTGCCGCTCAAATTGAAATTTACCGTCAAACCGGTGAGGATGTCGTGCTGCGGTCAGCTCCATGTTTGGTAGTAGCGGTAGCAGACAAAGATTTTCTGGCACCTGTTCGGGATAATGCCTACTTGTCTTTAACATATGCGCAACTGTTTGCGACGTCTATCGGATTGGGGACGTGCTGGACGGGTCTGTTTGAGTATTGCGCTTCCTCCGGTTATGAACCGCTTCTTGATCTTTTGGCTCTGCCGGCAAACATGCGCGTCATCAGTGGACTGATGGTGGGTTATCCGAAATATGCCTATAAGCGGTTGGTTGATCGAAATTCCTTACAAGTCACATGGCAGTAG
- a CDS encoding helix-turn-helix transcriptional regulator has translation MKMNRLFEIVTILLNKGTVTAQELADRFGVSTRTIYRDVDVLSSAGVPIYMNKGNGGGIRLLETYAISRTLISQQESETLLMAIKSLQATHYPELDSVLEKLRAIFKSTTRDDWVEVDFSPWGSSQNDKNKFSDIKRAMLQRNVICFDYVNGEGQKSKRTVEPEKLIFKSNAWYLLAYCRQRQEQRTFRISRIKKLEVIAEIFEPKSSPKQDLDAAREDSQTRIITLKLRFQANAINRIYDYFDDTFLWPNKDGSFTLEASLPEGEWLYSYILSFGSFVEVLEPEHIRKTIVKRVKETLTIYDECS, from the coding sequence ATGAAGATGAATCGGTTATTTGAAATAGTGACAATATTGCTTAATAAGGGGACGGTTACAGCTCAAGAACTAGCAGATCGATTTGGTGTCTCGACCCGTACAATCTACCGTGATGTTGATGTCCTATCGTCGGCGGGTGTACCTATATATATGAATAAAGGCAATGGCGGAGGTATACGCTTGCTTGAAACCTATGCGATAAGCAGAACGCTTATCTCTCAACAGGAAAGCGAAACCCTGCTAATGGCAATTAAATCTCTGCAAGCAACGCATTATCCGGAATTGGATAGCGTTCTTGAAAAACTACGAGCAATATTTAAAAGTACCACCAGAGATGATTGGGTAGAAGTCGACTTCTCTCCATGGGGAAGTTCTCAAAATGACAAAAACAAGTTCAGCGATATTAAACGTGCCATGCTGCAGAGAAATGTCATTTGTTTTGACTATGTCAACGGAGAGGGGCAGAAAAGTAAACGTACGGTAGAACCAGAAAAACTCATCTTTAAAAGCAATGCTTGGTATTTGTTGGCTTACTGTCGACAGCGGCAGGAACAACGAACCTTTAGGATATCGAGGATAAAAAAATTAGAAGTAATAGCGGAAATATTTGAACCCAAAAGTTCCCCAAAGCAAGATCTTGATGCGGCAAGGGAAGATTCACAAACGCGGATTATTACGTTAAAACTACGCTTTCAGGCTAATGCTATAAACCGGATTTATGATTACTTTGATGATACGTTTCTTTGGCCGAACAAGGACGGGAGTTTTACTTTAGAGGCGTCACTTCCGGAGGGAGAGTGGCTCTATAGCTATATTTTATCGTTCGGTAGTTTCGTTGAAGTGCTGGAACCAGAGCATATACGAAAAACAATCGTAAAACGAGTGAAGGAAACTTTAACAATTTACGATGAGTGTTCCTAA
- a CDS encoding N-acetyltransferase has product MIKVLESSEIKEVMDIWLETNIKAHSFIQEKYWIDNYNVVKEQYMPISKTFVYKENNIIKAFISIINNSFIGALFVLKEYQGQGIGIKLLNYCKSIYPSLELAVYAENISAVDFYKNCGFVIKSEQPNGDSGFKEYIMLWMKQE; this is encoded by the coding sequence ATGATTAAAGTATTGGAGAGCTCTGAAATAAAAGAAGTTATGGATATATGGTTAGAGACTAATATTAAGGCTCACAGTTTCATACAAGAAAAATATTGGATTGACAATTATAACGTAGTTAAAGAACAATACATGCCTATTTCAAAAACCTTTGTTTATAAAGAAAATAATATTATCAAGGCATTTATAAGCATTATTAATAACTCTTTTATTGGGGCGTTATTTGTTTTAAAAGAATATCAAGGACAAGGCATAGGTATAAAGCTCCTCAATTATTGTAAGTCTATATATCCAAGCCTAGAATTGGCAGTTTATGCAGAAAACATAAGTGCAGTTGACTTTTATAAGAATTGTGGTTTTGTGATTAAATCAGAGCAGCCGAATGGAGATTCCGGATTTAAAGAATATATAATGTTGTGGATGAAACAAGAATAA
- a CDS encoding MarR family winged helix-turn-helix transcriptional regulator — protein sequence MMETEALIVKYIDILSESMRQSMRKYKEEADSGELFNLTITQLHYLHAINEMDGPTFKQLVEKFNVQKSTVTDIVNRLIKRNMVYKKQSEEDLRTFHLYLAEKGKEVLRIESMGYYYFARKMTKCLEDDEKKQFTELLRKIVNEIDK from the coding sequence ATGATGGAAACGGAAGCTCTTATTGTAAAATATATAGATATTCTATCGGAATCCATGCGGCAGTCCATGAGGAAGTATAAGGAAGAAGCAGACAGCGGAGAGTTATTTAATCTAACCATAACACAACTGCATTATCTCCATGCGATTAATGAAATGGATGGCCCTACTTTTAAACAGTTGGTAGAAAAGTTTAATGTCCAAAAATCCACTGTCACGGACATCGTTAACAGACTGATCAAGCGTAATATGGTTTATAAGAAGCAGTCAGAAGAAGATTTAAGAACTTTCCATTTATACTTAGCGGAAAAAGGGAAAGAGGTTTTAAGGATTGAGAGCATGGGTTATTATTATTTTGCACGAAAGATGACAAAGTGTCTTGAGGATGATGAGAAAAAACAGTTCACAGAGCTCTTAAGAAAAATCGTTAACGAGATAGATAAATAA